CTATCTTCTGCTGGAAGAAGCAAAATGTGCAACCGCTACGAGTGCGCCATGAGTAGTACTTAGGAAGACCGAGACCCGCGCCGTCAAGGATTTCCAAAACGCCCGATTTATCAATTCCGGCCTGTTTGAAAGGCAATTTCACAATGAGATTGTTATGCGTAGAGGAATATCCCTCCCGGTATTCTTCATCACCGCGAATAGCCACGTAACTGTAAATCGTTTTGCCCTCTTCAAGCATCGGGCGAAGCCACTGCTCAAAAGGATGCAGTTTGAGTTTCCTTGTGCACCAGCGTGATTGAGGAGACGGAAGAAAGTCGTTGAACTGTTTAAGCCAAAAGTCAAAGTTACGGTCAGGATTTAGCCTTAAAATGGGTTGACCGAGAAATCCTTCCAACCGGCCAAGGTATTCATACACTTCCGGCAACTCTTTGCCGGTGTCAGTGAAGAAATACTCAATCTCCAGTTCAGGATGATGCTGACGCATAAAAACGGCGAGGGCCGCGCTGTCGCGCCCCCCTGATAGACCGAGCACATGCTTTACGGAATCGCCGTTAGTCATGGTTCTGCTCCCAATCTGTGACTTTCCCGTTTTTCTTTGGAGGTTCAGGTTTTCGCATGTAGCGGGAACTAAGTTCAGCAAGCGCAGCCAGAATAATACTGCGGTTGCCGGAATCAGAATCTTTCAATGTGTTTGCAACTTGGTTTATGAGACTGTCAACGGCCGCACGGTCGGAATCAGCAATGGAAAACTCTCCAAGTAAAGGCTTGGGATTACTGTCGTCAATTCCTATGACAACAGCCATCGCCTTGCGTTTATCCGTCCGTCCTTTGACACGCGCGTAAGTTTCAGCGCGCAGGAATCTTTGCGCCATGTCCGCAATCTCAATAGCGGCTCTGTCAAGTTCGGGGTCAACCCAATCCCTCGGCGGCTTATTTGCGGCAAGGCTCGCTATGCCTTCAAAGTTCTCGTTAGAGTCCGAAAAAGAAGACAACCTTCCTATGAATGCGTCAAGCAGGAAGTCTCCCGCCAACTGTTTAATGTTTTCCGCGCGGTGGCGTAGTTCCGCCAGAGACTGCGGGGAAGTGTTTGGAACCAGCAACTCGGCAAGCATCATATCGCGTAGACGCTGTAGCATTGAAGGATAAGCGTGAACCAGTTCCTCAAGTCCTTCACGAACATTTTTAACAATACGGTTCAAATCCCTGTCGTTTGCACGGGGAACTTTCTTACCAAGCAATTCGGGTATGTCGTCAAACAGAAATTTGTTCGGGTCATGCGCTTTTCTAAAAAGTTCCCTGATTGCTATTGCGTTTGAAGATAAACGCCTTGTTCTAATCGCCCATTTCGGAAGACCGTCATATATTGCAACCAGTCCGCGCCCGACATCAATGGGTTGCAGATTTTGAAGCACATTCGCATCGCCAAGGTCATGCACAATCTCGGCCATTCCGGACAACAGACGGCGGGCGGTATTGGAAAGATTCATCCATCGCAACTGTATCATTGACGGATCCTTGGCAAGGTAGTCCACATCAACATCGTCAAACTTTGCCCTGAAAACACCTTCCCGATAAACGGCAAGTTTGTCACGCTGGGACAATATGAAAGCAACCGCAAGAATAGGCATTAGGCCGTTTTTTACTCCAGAAGGCGGTTTGCTCCATAAATCAAACAGTTCAGCAACTGAAACCGTTTTATTTTCGTGCTTCTTAACATACTCAATCGCGTCATCCCACATTGGCTTCAGGTGGCAATCATCTTTGCCCTTTCTTGGAGAAGCGAAGGAAAAACTTCCTCTCTGTTTTCTGTAAAGGTTTGTTTTCTCCAATACTGAAGCAAACAAACTGCTCTCAGCGGAGAAACCCTTGATGCCGAGTCGTTCCTCTCCTTCATTGAGAATCATATGATGCAAAAGTTTATTTTGAGCGGTAACGGCGCTGACAGAAGGCTTCTGCCGGTTTAACAGTTCATTGTGCAGACGGGGCGACTGTGAAAAACGCTCATCGGCTAACTCAGAAGCGATAATGTTTAGGTCCGCTTGACGGAGGTGTTTCTTTTTATGTTTCTCTCTAAACCATAAGGCATTATCAAACGCCTTGCGCAATTCAGTTTCCAAGAAAGTCTGCAATTCTGCCAAGCGCGCGTCAACCTCTCGGCGGGCGACCGCATCACCGGCAAGTTCCGGGTAGTTATTGCTGACTCGTTCCAACGCTAATAGTTCGCGCGCCAGTGTTGCCACAGTCCATGATTGTTCGGATATGCCGACGACAATAACTTTTCCTTCTTTGTTACTACGCCGCACAACTTCACGGCAAATACTTTCAGCATGCCCCTCTTTCTCGCCCTTAGTCGGAATTGCCAGCAAAAATTGCCCTGTCGCGCCATTCTTCAATTCAAGTTTTGAAACATAATCAACCATGCCGCTTGCCGGTATGACATTGACATCAAACCATCTCATCGTTCCCGTTTCGTGATAATGACGTTTGGCGAGAATAGGCTGAAGTCCGGCAAGGGATTTCAGTTTGTTAAAATCAATTTCACCTATTTCATCAAGCGCGGTCTGGATTGCCTTGTCAATATCAAAATCACTGCCTGCAAAAACGGCACGGGCGTTTTGAAATTTCTTGAATATAGTGAATGACTGTTTGTCAAGGTGTGAAAGCATTTTCTTGACCTTTTCTTTTGAGGTGTCAGGGAAGCAACTGTGTAAAATATCAAGATTTGCAACAATTCCGGAACGCTCTTTGAAAAGATCAATGACGGATATTGTTTTGAGTAGTTTGGCAGAAAGGTCGTTGCTGTTACTGGATTCACAACGTTCCAATGCTTCCGCAGCCAAAGCCCAGCGATGTCCGTCAGGGGAAGCCAGAATTGAGGGCTCAAGATTGCCGCGCAGGTAATCCCAAAGTCGGTCGGGGCCGTATAAATCACCCTCTTGGGCATGACCAAGGAAATCTTGAAACCCGTGCGGCTCGGACGAATTCAGGAATCCAAAAATGCTTCTCTGATTCTGGCCAAACCGCCGCCGTGATATTGGTCCCAAAAGACATGCCGTAATTGGATGCAACGGCCAGCATGATTCCAGCATGTCTGCGAACTGGTCGGTATTCCCGGCTTGATTACTATGCACAAATTTGGCTACATCGCATGCCGTTTTACTTGGTTTCTTATGATGACGGTTACTTTCAATTGCGCGAGAGATAAGATCAATTTGTTCCTCTCCCGAAGTGTTAACGGCAAGATCAAGAAATCGGCCTTGAATTTTTGACCATTCATCCCGCGCCTCATGGGAAAGACGATGCGCATATTCCTCAAACGCCTGATGAAGAATTCCTATGACAATGAAACGCCCGTTGCTACGCGAGGCCGCCTCTGCAAGTTGCTGAAGAATGTATATGTCAGAACCGTCTTGTGCGGCGGCTTCAAGGAACTTGCCCATCTCATCAATGAAAAGAACAAGTCCGCCGTAAGTTTCCGGTTTTTCGGCGGCATCCGTCAATGTTTCAATCAGATTTTTCTCAGTCCAACCGCCGCGTGGCTGACGGGAAACAAGTCCCGTCTTCTTTACTTCTTCGCCTATGACGGTAACAGGGTTGTCACGCCGCGCAACGACCGGCAGAATCCGCCATCCTTTGCTTCCGGTAGGCAACGCTCTTCTAATCTCTTTTGTCAGGGGTTGCCCAAATACCTTTGCCGCTTCCTTCTTCAATTTTGGATTGCTGTTCAGCAAGGCGCTCAGGGCTACAACAAGGCTTGATTTACCGCTACCGTAAGGCCCGGTCCATGTAAACGCTCCTTGCCCCGTTTCGGAGACATGTCGCGCCATTGTTGACAGAATGTTGATGAACGACTGAGGGCAAACAAACCCCTCAAGGGCTACGGCATCGCCAATATCAGAATCAATCCGGACTGATCTCAGAAAACGGCGGGCAATGTGGACATGTTTATTTAGAGGCATCAGGCCGCCTCCTTATTGGGGGTCGGGTTGTAATCGCGTGAAACCCAATTATGTAGGGCTGCCTCTTTATTGATATCCGTATTCCTTACAACCTGTTTCAATCCGGCTGTTTCCGACCACTCAAGAGCGCCATTTGTTACTTTGTCCAGAACCGAAAGGCGGTCTACAACATCATTCTCGTCAAGCAGAAATACCCGCCCCGGTCCGCCGGAAGCATGGGAGATTGCTTCAAAAGAGAGCGTTCGGGTGTTTGGAGAGTATTGTGACCAGAAATCAAGAAGGGCGTAAGCAAAAACTCCATTACTCAGAGTTATTTTGGGGCCGCGCACAAACCGGAATCCGTCTTTTTTGCCAATGGCCTTAATAAGTCCGAGTTCGGTCAGGGGCGATTCAAGCGCGTCATCATGTCCTGTCTTTCCTGAGGGTTGCCGGGCGACATAAGTCCTAATAAAACAGGCGACATCATTCTTGATAGTTTGAAGTGCGACTGATTTCCATCCTCTCTTACCGGCGAAACGCAACAGATTTGTTTCAAAGTTGTCTCGCTCAAAGTTGGTGTCCGTATAATGGCTGAAAGCCCAAAACCATGTGGTTTTTTTAGATTCCACTCGGCCTGCTAACTGCCAATGGATGAGCCAAAGCGTGGCGGGGTGTTCCATGTAGGGGTCGCGGCCATTGTTGCCAAACAGCATCTTGCCGAGTTCCGTGGTTTCAACCTTATTAGCGGCGGGTTCACGGGTAACGCCTGTTGCTTTTGCCCAATGGCGCATAGCCGCGACCATGTTTTTGCCGACTCCGAACCGCATGACGGCATCATCACCCCAACAGTCCTCTCTGTTTTCTTTCTGATTTTCTGTTTCCGCAACGCGGTCGTATGCCTTTTTTAACCACCCGTAGCGGAGGGGGAAAGTCTCATGCCCTACGAATTGCGGTTTGTAGTCTGTGGATAACAGTCCGTGTGCCATGTCCCGACTCAGTAGGCAAAAGGCCTATTCTTCATTGTAGCCGCCCGCCGTGCTATAATCAATACTGGAGATGTTGCTCCAGTAATGCAAATCGGCAATACTTTATACCTAGACCATCAGGCGACAACGCCTGTTGACCCGCGTGTTTTCTCTGAGATGTCGCCGTTTTTCAGCGCCTCATTCGGCAACCCGCATTCTTCAGACCATAGTCTTGGGTGGGAGTCCTTACGGGCGGTAGAGACCTCAGCCTCACGCATTGCGCGCCTAATAGGAGCCGATGAAGATGAAATAATTTTTACTTCAGGGGCCACCGAATCTAACAACCTCGCCTTGCTCGGAATAGGGCGTAGAGCCGTCAAGGGGAATCGTCACCGCATTCTGTTGAGCGCTATTGAGCATAAATGCGTCCTTGCGGCGGGCCGTGTGTTGCAAGAGCAGTATGGCTTTATGGTGGAATCAATACCTGTCAATCGTGAAGGTTTTGCAGACCTTGCGAGACTTGAAAAGATGTTGGACGAGGATGTTCTCCTTGTCTCTGTAATGGCGGTGAATAATGAAATTGGAACCATTCAGGAAACCGAGGCAATCTCAAAACTTGTCCGAAAACACGGGGCTCTGTTTCATTGTGATGCGGCTCAGGCCCCTGTAGCGATTGATGTGAATCTTGCCAAACATACAGATATGCTGAGCCTTTCCGCGCACAAAATGTATGGTCCGAAGGGTATTGGTGTTGCCTATATTTCACGCGAGATACGACAAAGTATTGAACCGCTCATTTATGGCGGCGGTCAGCAGGAAGGATTGCGTTCAGGGACAATCCCCGTGGCGCTTTGTGTCGGAATGGGCGCAGCCGCAGATTTGATGGTTGCCGGTGATATTTCAGAAGGGCGGAATGAAACATTGCGCCGCCGTAACCTGTTTATTGAAAAGTTGCAAAGCCTGAGGTGGCCTGTGTCCGTAAACGGTCCGTTGGGGGACGGGCGCCACCCCGGAAATGCTAATGTTTGCTTTGCAGGTTTCTCCGCGCACGATATTTTGTCCGCGCTTCAACCGCATCTTGCGGCTTCAACGGGCTCCGCTTGCACTTCAGGAATACCTGAATCATCACACGTACTGAAAGCCATCGGTCTAGATAGTGATAGCGCTGATTCGTCCATCAGGTTCAGCTTGGGGTTTGAGACCAGTGATGAAGACATCAATGAGGCTACAATTCTTATTGAAGAGACACTGAGGAAGTTAGCAAAGTCCGGTCGGGTGTGTTCTGCGTGACTTACTTGAGTTAGTGATGCTATCTTAGCTATCTCTTACTCCCCCGCCTCCAAAAACCTCTCCGCATCCAGCGCGGCGGCGCAGCCGCTTCCGGCGGCGGTTATCGCCTGCTTGTAACGTTTATCCTGCACATCCCCGGCGGCAAACACCCCCGGCACATTGGTCTCGCAGGAATCAGGATCGGTTATCAGGTAGCCGTCATCATCCATATCCAACACCCCCTTGAATATCCCCGTGTTGGGCGTGTGCCCTATTGCCACAAACATCCCCTCGCAGGGCTTTTCGGTTGTCTCCCCGGTTTTGAGGTTTTTCAAAACCACACTCTCAACGCCTGCCTTTTCAGAGCCCTTCACCTCCTCAACCGCGCTGTCCCATATAAAATCAACCTTCGGGTTGCCAAACGCCCGCTCCTGCATAATCTTTGACGCCCGCAACGTGTCGCGCCGGTGAATGACGGTAACCTTTGAAGCAAACTTTGTCAGAAAAGTCGCCTCCTCCATCGCGCTGTCTCCCCCGCCGACCACAACTATCTCCTTGTCTTTGAAGAAAAACCCGTCGCATGTGGCGCAGGTTGAAACGCCGCGCCCCAAAAGCCGCTTTTCCGATTCAAGCCCCAACATCCTCGCGGACGCGCCGCTGCATATTATCAGAGTGTCCGCAAGTATTTCTGAGCCGGACGATGTCTTGATTCTGAACGGACGCGCCGACAGGTCCGCCTCCGCTATCTCCTCATTCACGCACTCCGCGCCGAAACGCTGCGCCTGCTTTCTTATCAAATCCATCAGTTCGGGTCCCATAACGCCGTCGGGAAACCCCGGAAAGTTCTCAACCTCCGTGGTGAGCGTCAACTGGCCGCCCGCCTCAAACCCCTCAAAAACAAGCGGCGAGAGATTTGCCCGCGCCGAGTAAAGCGCCGCCGTCAGCCCCGCGGGACCCGAACCCATAATTACAACCCTGCTGTGTTTCTCCATAAACTGCCTCCCTTTATCCCGTGTATTATATTTTCACGGCGGCGGATAACAAACCGCACCGGCGGAAAAGTGATTTGAGAGGCGGCTTGAGCGAATTGCAAAGTAACGAAAACATCTCCGGGCAGTACGCCCGCGCGCGGGAGGGGCTTGCCGTGTTTGACATATCAGGCAGAGGACGCCTCTCGCTTTCCGGGCGCGACACCCTGAAGTTTCTTCAGGGAATCCTCACAAACGATGTTCTGAAACCCGCCGAGGGAGAGGGGCTTTACACCCTTATGCTCAACCGCAAGGGCAGAGTGCTGACCGATATGCGCCTGTTCAAGGGAGACGGCGTTGTCATCGCCGACCTTGAGAGTTGCGCGCTCGCCCCCACCGCGCAACGGCTGAACGAGTTCAAACTTTCATACAAGGTCGCCGTGGAGGAAAAGGGCGGCTTTTCACTGCTTTATCTCTGCGGGCCGGAAGCGGCGGGCGCGGTTTCCCGCCTCTGCGGCGCGGACGCCGGACGGATGAAGCCGTTTG
This genomic interval from Candidatus Dadabacteria bacterium contains the following:
- the trxB gene encoding thioredoxin-disulfide reductase, which codes for MEKHSRVVIMGSGPAGLTAALYSARANLSPLVFEGFEAGGQLTLTTEVENFPGFPDGVMGPELMDLIRKQAQRFGAECVNEEIAEADLSARPFRIKTSSGSEILADTLIICSGASARMLGLESEKRLLGRGVSTCATCDGFFFKDKEIVVVGGGDSAMEEATFLTKFASKVTVIHRRDTLRASKIMQERAFGNPKVDFIWDSAVEEVKGSEKAGVESVVLKNLKTGETTEKPCEGMFVAIGHTPNTGIFKGVLDMDDDGYLITDPDSCETNVPGVFAAGDVQDKRYKQAITAAGSGCAAALDAERFLEAGE
- a CDS encoding cysteine desulfurase family protein; translated protein: MQIGNTLYLDHQATTPVDPRVFSEMSPFFSASFGNPHSSDHSLGWESLRAVETSASRIARLIGADEDEIIFTSGATESNNLALLGIGRRAVKGNRHRILLSAIEHKCVLAAGRVLQEQYGFMVESIPVNREGFADLARLEKMLDEDVLLVSVMAVNNEIGTIQETEAISKLVRKHGALFHCDAAQAPVAIDVNLAKHTDMLSLSAHKMYGPKGIGVAYISREIRQSIEPLIYGGGQQEGLRSGTIPVALCVGMGAAADLMVAGDISEGRNETLRRRNLFIEKLQSLRWPVSVNGPLGDGRHPGNANVCFAGFSAHDILSALQPHLAASTGSACTSGIPESSHVLKAIGLDSDSADSSIRFSLGFETSDEDINEATILIEETLRKLAKSGRVCSA
- a CDS encoding DUF4007 family protein, with amino-acid sequence MAHGLLSTDYKPQFVGHETFPLRYGWLKKAYDRVAETENQKENREDCWGDDAVMRFGVGKNMVAAMRHWAKATGVTREPAANKVETTELGKMLFGNNGRDPYMEHPATLWLIHWQLAGRVESKKTTWFWAFSHYTDTNFERDNFETNLLRFAGKRGWKSVALQTIKNDVACFIRTYVARQPSGKTGHDDALESPLTELGLIKAIGKKDGFRFVRGPKITLSNGVFAYALLDFWSQYSPNTRTLSFEAISHASGGPGRVFLLDENDVVDRLSVLDKVTNGALEWSETAGLKQVVRNTDINKEAALHNWVSRDYNPTPNKEAA
- a CDS encoding phosphoadenosine phosphosulfate reductase family protein — its product is MTNGDSVKHVLGLSGGRDSAALAVFMRQHHPELEIEYFFTDTGKELPEVYEYLGRLEGFLGQPILRLNPDRNFDFWLKQFNDFLPSPQSRWCTRKLKLHPFEQWLRPMLEEGKTIYSYVAIRGDEEYREGYSSTHNNLIVKLPFKQAGIDKSGVLEILDGAGLGLPKYYSWRTRSGCTFCFFQQKIEWVRLKEQHPEAFEEAKAYEKTAVEHGSPFTWSQGESLEDLERPERVEQIRREHEKRLERIRAKVRPNPLRLDSEPLDIDDLYGQTKVCLTCHK
- a CDS encoding AAA family ATPase, with protein sequence MPLNKHVHIARRFLRSVRIDSDIGDAVALEGFVCPQSFINILSTMARHVSETGQGAFTWTGPYGSGKSSLVVALSALLNSNPKLKKEAAKVFGQPLTKEIRRALPTGSKGWRILPVVARRDNPVTVIGEEVKKTGLVSRQPRGGWTEKNLIETLTDAAEKPETYGGLVLFIDEMGKFLEAAAQDGSDIYILQQLAEAASRSNGRFIVIGILHQAFEEYAHRLSHEARDEWSKIQGRFLDLAVNTSGEEQIDLISRAIESNRHHKKPSKTACDVAKFVHSNQAGNTDQFADMLESCWPLHPITACLLGPISRRRFGQNQRSIFGFLNSSEPHGFQDFLGHAQEGDLYGPDRLWDYLRGNLEPSILASPDGHRWALAAEALERCESSNSNDLSAKLLKTISVIDLFKERSGIVANLDILHSCFPDTSKEKVKKMLSHLDKQSFTIFKKFQNARAVFAGSDFDIDKAIQTALDEIGEIDFNKLKSLAGLQPILAKRHYHETGTMRWFDVNVIPASGMVDYVSKLELKNGATGQFLLAIPTKGEKEGHAESICREVVRRSNKEGKVIVVGISEQSWTVATLARELLALERVSNNYPELAGDAVARREVDARLAELQTFLETELRKAFDNALWFREKHKKKHLRQADLNIIASELADERFSQSPRLHNELLNRQKPSVSAVTAQNKLLHHMILNEGEERLGIKGFSAESSLFASVLEKTNLYRKQRGSFSFASPRKGKDDCHLKPMWDDAIEYVKKHENKTVSVAELFDLWSKPPSGVKNGLMPILAVAFILSQRDKLAVYREGVFRAKFDDVDVDYLAKDPSMIQLRWMNLSNTARRLLSGMAEIVHDLGDANVLQNLQPIDVGRGLVAIYDGLPKWAIRTRRLSSNAIAIRELFRKAHDPNKFLFDDIPELLGKKVPRANDRDLNRIVKNVREGLEELVHAYPSMLQRLRDMMLAELLVPNTSPQSLAELRHRAENIKQLAGDFLLDAFIGRLSSFSDSNENFEGIASLAANKPPRDWVDPELDRAAIEIADMAQRFLRAETYARVKGRTDKRKAMAVVIGIDDSNPKPLLGEFSIADSDRAAVDSLINQVANTLKDSDSGNRSIILAALAELSSRYMRKPEPPKKNGKVTDWEQNHD